Proteins found in one Clostridium butyricum genomic segment:
- a CDS encoding MFS transporter, which produces MKNKNFIIIVIGQIISLFGNAVQRFSMSLYLLHFTGSTAAFAKILAISTIPYIIFAPIAGRLSDKINKKKIMIYLDLFCAALIGGYALILLNGMDSEFVVGAVMFILSICYTLYGPAVTSSIPQIVNEDRLTSANGIINQVGSAVNFVGPILAGVLYGLVGIKFIVIINALSFLMSAILELFLDIPDAESKTNNVIGKDKLSDDYNSSDRLLSFEFVKNSFIDMKNTFMYLMNENKIILGIIVSYALGNIFLVPILSIVAPYFINIYLGLPSEIYGIVEGICVLGMICGGFCISIKPEMFSMKKVHYTYVPMILGVALMSVIVFLKINNYAMAGLFSLSGMAIMMSLSLSNVLTLTFIQKEISMDMLGSISALSTAVATISVAPGQLLFGQAIDSGIPIGMILLITLCANFCLVLFIRWNVRKLK; this is translated from the coding sequence ATGAAAAATAAAAACTTTATAATAATTGTAATAGGACAGATTATATCTCTTTTTGGAAATGCAGTTCAGCGATTCAGTATGTCTTTATATTTACTGCATTTTACAGGAAGTACAGCAGCTTTTGCAAAGATACTTGCAATATCAACTATACCATATATAATTTTTGCACCTATTGCAGGACGTCTTTCTGATAAAATAAATAAAAAAAAGATAATGATTTATTTAGACCTTTTCTGTGCAGCATTAATTGGAGGTTATGCTCTTATTCTGTTAAACGGAATGGATAGTGAGTTTGTAGTTGGAGCTGTTATGTTTATATTATCAATATGTTATACGTTATATGGGCCAGCAGTAACATCATCTATACCTCAGATAGTAAATGAAGATAGACTCACATCTGCAAATGGAATAATAAATCAGGTTGGATCAGCTGTAAATTTTGTTGGTCCAATACTTGCAGGCGTTTTATATGGATTAGTAGGTATAAAATTCATAGTAATAATAAATGCATTAAGTTTTCTTATGTCAGCAATATTAGAGTTATTTCTGGATATACCTGATGCAGAAAGCAAAACTAATAATGTAATAGGAAAAGATAAATTATCTGATGATTATAATAGCAGTGATAGGTTATTATCTTTTGAATTTGTTAAAAATTCATTTATAGATATGAAAAATACATTTATGTATTTAATGAATGAAAATAAAATTATACTTGGAATAATAGTTTCATATGCATTAGGGAATATTTTTTTAGTTCCTATATTATCAATTGTTGCACCATACTTCATAAATATTTATTTAGGACTACCTTCAGAGATTTATGGAATAGTAGAGGGCATATGTGTATTAGGGATGATATGTGGTGGTTTCTGTATAAGTATAAAACCAGAAATGTTTTCTATGAAAAAAGTCCATTATACATATGTGCCTATGATTTTAGGTGTCGCTTTAATGTCTGTTATAGTATTTTTAAAAATAAATAACTATGCTATGGCAGGATTATTTTCACTTTCTGGAATGGCAATAATGATGTCATTATCTTTATCTAATGTACTAACACTTACTTTTATACAAAAAGAAATATCAATGGATATGCTTGGGAGTATATCGGCATTATCAACAGCTGTAGCAACTATAAGTGTTGCACCAGGGCAGTTACTGTTTGGTCAGGCAATTGATAGTGGAATACCGATTGGAATGATATTATTAATAACATTATGTGCAAACTTTTGTCTTGTATTATTTATTAGATGGAATGTAAGGAAGTTGAAATAA
- a CDS encoding MerR family transcriptional regulator: MKDKSNMQIKEFSDLTGIKRENLRYYDQIGLLSPEFRGKNGYRYYTRSQLTTAYLIISLRELGIGIDEIKRYIDIRTPEEMFSLFSSQKQHILTEIKKLKRILEVMQLYVDMAEDAIKYKENSINIEYKKKEPIFLGPIISNDSLDEAAISFYNFAAENGIDIGYPLGAIINKKDIENKNPLYATQYYFKAMHDQNSYKPEGKYAVFYGRCAYGESDYLYEKLYKFIDKNNLRMCSDAYEEYPLNELSTKDENQYCVKIEIMVEDM; this comes from the coding sequence ATGAAAGATAAATCTAATATGCAAATTAAAGAATTTTCTGATCTTACAGGTATTAAACGTGAAAATCTAAGATATTATGACCAAATTGGATTATTGTCACCAGAATTTCGTGGAAAGAATGGTTATCGCTATTATACTAGAAGTCAGTTAACTACAGCATATTTAATTATTTCCCTTAGAGAACTTGGGATTGGAATTGACGAAATAAAACGATACATTGATATACGTACTCCTGAAGAAATGTTTTCTTTGTTTAGCTCACAAAAGCAACATATATTAACTGAGATAAAAAAACTTAAACGCATCTTAGAAGTTATGCAACTTTATGTTGACATGGCAGAGGATGCTATTAAATATAAAGAAAATAGTATAAATATCGAATATAAAAAGAAAGAGCCTATTTTTTTAGGACCAATAATTTCTAATGACTCATTAGATGAAGCTGCTATTTCATTTTATAATTTTGCTGCTGAAAATGGAATTGATATAGGTTATCCACTTGGTGCTATTATCAATAAAAAGGATATTGAAAATAAAAACCCTTTATATGCAACTCAATATTATTTTAAAGCTATGCATGATCAAAATTCATATAAACCTGAAGGGAAGTATGCAGTTTTCTATGGAAGATGTGCTTATGGGGAATCTGACTACCTTTACGAAAAATTATATAAATTTATAGATAAAAATAATTTACGTATGTGTAGTGATGCCTATGAAGAATATCCCCTAAATGAACTTTCAACGAAAGATGAAAATCAATACTGTGTTAAGATAGAAATAATGGTGGAAGATATGTAA
- a CDS encoding ABC transporter ATP-binding protein translates to MEAISVRNLSVSYEDNNIIEDMDLSIPKGMITIIIGSNGCGKSTLLKTIARINKPKNGDIFINNKNIKKIKEKDIAKEVAFLPQGPVCPSGLTVRELVAYGRFPHQKLIGGLNSHDKEIIDWAINETGLSDFKDREVENLSGGQRQRAWIAMTLAQETDIIMLDEPTTYLDMSYQLEVLEVLEKLNKEKNITVVIVLHELNNACRFANNIVGLKKGKIICEGKPIDVINKSTLKEIYGINATLTKSENGEYPICMEYELLREAP, encoded by the coding sequence ATGGAAGCTATCAGTGTACGAAATTTAAGTGTATCATATGAAGATAACAATATAATTGAAGATATGGATTTATCTATTCCAAAAGGAATGATAACTATAATAATTGGTTCTAATGGATGTGGAAAGTCAACGCTTCTAAAGACTATAGCGAGAATCAATAAACCTAAAAATGGAGATATTTTTATAAACAATAAAAATATAAAGAAAATAAAAGAAAAAGATATAGCAAAGGAAGTGGCATTTCTTCCACAGGGACCAGTATGCCCAAGTGGACTTACGGTAAGGGAGCTTGTTGCTTATGGAAGATTTCCTCACCAGAAACTTATAGGTGGCCTTAACAGCCATGATAAGGAAATAATAGATTGGGCGATTAATGAGACAGGATTAAGTGATTTTAAAGACAGAGAAGTTGAAAATTTATCTGGAGGACAAAGGCAAAGGGCATGGATTGCAATGACTTTAGCTCAAGAAACAGATATTATAATGCTTGATGAGCCAACAACATATCTTGATATGTCTTATCAACTTGAGGTTCTTGAAGTTCTTGAAAAACTTAATAAAGAAAAGAATATTACAGTGGTTATAGTACTTCATGAACTCAATAATGCCTGCAGATTTGCAAACAATATAGTTGGACTTAAAAAGGGAAAAATAATTTGTGAAGGAAAGCCAATTGATGTGATTAATAAAAGTACTTTAAAAGAAATATATGGAATAAATGCAACGCTTACAAAAAGTGAAAATGGGGAGTATCCAATATGTATGGAATATGAACTTTTAAGGGAGGCTCCATGA
- a CDS encoding ABC transporter ATP-binding protein: MKYLKLFLKESKGKVGITLIMLLGQSVGTLLIPFLIAGIVDNGILKGDINEIINIGGQMILVLLITTVAAVLGSYYSADLAAVFGYYMRDKIFRKSQELSIHEFDTIGVSSMITRTTSDISNLQQTFGLTLQLIVPAPLIIISSIIMTIHTSFVLALILILSVVIFIIFASLVLKKSIFISKRVQTKLDYINQVIRECITGIRVIRAFGNEKYEEDRAGTAFKSYATDMIKLNKIFAVLNPTIWLIIGLSIASIVWIGGVFSMNGTMEIGQITAVTEYSIITLSYLILATTTSVTLPKMKSCLDRIEEVLEINLEIQDLDMEKKCTKDNYSVVEFENVSFFYSGAEEPVIRNVSFSCNKGETTAIIGSTGSGKSTIANLILRLHDIDEGEIRINGVDIRCISQKELRDTIGYVPQKAFLFSGTIEDNLKMGYKDATKEDMKRALSISQSDSFVDKLPDGLKSEVSQGGSNFSGGQKQRLSIARALIRPVPIYIFDDSFSALDLKTDSTLRKSLKENMTESAKIIIAQRVSTIMDADQIIVLDEGKLVGVGKHSDLMKSCSVYQAIAKSQMSIKEA; encoded by the coding sequence ATGAAGTATTTAAAACTATTCCTAAAAGAAAGTAAGGGTAAAGTAGGAATAACATTAATTATGCTTTTGGGACAATCTGTAGGGACGTTATTAATTCCATTTTTGATAGCAGGGATTGTAGATAATGGAATTTTAAAGGGTGATATTAATGAGATTATCAATATAGGTGGACAAATGATATTAGTACTTTTAATAACAACGGTGGCAGCAGTACTTGGAAGTTATTATTCGGCTGATCTTGCTGCTGTTTTTGGGTATTACATGAGAGATAAAATTTTTCGTAAGAGTCAAGAGTTATCTATTCATGAATTTGACACTATTGGAGTTTCTTCTATGATTACACGTACAACTTCAGATATTTCTAATTTGCAACAAACTTTTGGATTGACATTGCAACTTATAGTGCCAGCACCACTCATTATTATTTCATCTATTATTATGACAATACACACTAGTTTTGTTTTAGCCTTAATACTTATTTTATCTGTGGTAATATTCATAATTTTTGCTAGTTTAGTACTTAAGAAATCAATATTTATTTCTAAAAGAGTCCAGACTAAATTAGATTATATAAATCAAGTAATAAGGGAATGTATTACTGGAATCCGTGTTATTCGTGCATTTGGAAATGAGAAATATGAGGAAGATAGAGCAGGTACAGCGTTTAAAAGTTATGCTACAGATATGATAAAGCTAAATAAGATATTTGCTGTATTAAATCCAACAATATGGCTTATAATTGGCTTATCCATAGCTTCTATAGTTTGGATAGGTGGAGTATTTTCTATGAATGGAACAATGGAAATTGGCCAAATAACTGCTGTAACTGAATATTCTATTATTACATTAAGTTATTTGATATTAGCTACAACAACAAGTGTTACACTACCTAAAATGAAATCATGTCTTGATCGTATAGAGGAAGTTTTGGAAATTAATTTAGAAATTCAGGATTTAGATATGGAAAAGAAATGTACAAAGGATAATTATTCAGTAGTTGAATTTGAAAATGTATCTTTCTTTTATAGCGGAGCAGAGGAACCAGTTATAAGAAATGTATCATTTTCATGTAATAAGGGTGAGACAACAGCAATTATTGGAAGTACAGGTTCTGGTAAGAGTACCATTGCCAATCTTATTTTAAGGTTACATGATATAGATGAAGGAGAAATTCGCATAAATGGTGTGGATATAAGATGCATTTCACAAAAGGAATTAAGAGATACAATTGGTTATGTTCCACAAAAAGCATTTTTATTTAGTGGGACAATTGAGGATAACTTAAAAATGGGATATAAAGATGCAACTAAAGAAGATATGAAGAGAGCCTTAAGTATTTCTCAGTCAGATTCTTTTGTAGATAAATTACCTGATGGATTAAAATCTGAAGTATCTCAAGGAGGATCAAATTTCTCGGGAGGACAGAAACAACGATTGTCTATTGCAAGGGCTCTTATTAGACCCGTACCAATTTATATTTTTGATGATAGTTTTTCTGCTTTAGATTTAAAAACAGATTCAACCCTTCGTAAATCACTTAAAGAAAATATGACAGAATCAGCTAAGATAATAATTGCTCAGCGAGTTAGCACGATTATGGACGCAGATCAAATCATTGTATTAGATGAAGGAAAACTAGTAGGGGTTGGGAAACATAGTGATTTAATGAAAAGCTGTTCTGTATATCAAGCAATTGCTAAAAGTCAGATGAGTATAAAGGAGGCTTGA